The genomic region caattcatttggttgatgcaatgggcttattgcgggatccggtaagttagagaagacaagattcgacgtaaccctgttggagcaagaagcttggagggcttaggtgcactgggtagattaggcttggagggtctcctgctattcatgtatcccaacttcattctctagtggattattgaccgcttggaggggggcaaagaggtttttcgccaagtacttcagtttcctcttcaataacacatcagcgtattatctttgtgtttgcatccctctctcctttttctttaccttttaattgctgttgtgtttgtaattaattatggtttagagtgtgttaCCATTTTAGttatagcttatatttcatattctgcacatatattgtttgattataagcttatgttggtttttttgtaattgggggtctatacgttcattggtgttttatacgCTATTTGAACtatcaattggtattagagtggGTTCACTTgctgtggtttcattacctaagtgagATCTTAGACTCCTCTTTGAGATGGATTGATCTCAATCACTTAATACTTCTCTATACTTTGATGGGAGCAACTATGCATTTTGGAAAGTCCAAATGAGGGCATTTTTATGTTCCATTGATGAGAGCGTTTGGGATGCTGTAGAGATAGGATGGACTAGGCTGGAGGTTGCTAAATCCATATGGGATAAGGCAGCTCTTGCGGCAGCTAATACTAATAACAATGctttaaatgctattttttgtggGGTTTCACCTGATGAGTTTCACAGGATTTCTCATGCCACAATTGCCAAAGAAGCTTGGCAAATCTTggagacaacctatgaaggcaCCAAAAAGGTGAAGGACACTAAGTTGCAAATGCTTACCACACGCTTCAAGGAGTTGAAGATAAGTGAAGACGAGTCATTCGACTCATTTTATGGGAAGCTAAATGAAGTGGTGATAGGGAAATTCTACTTGGAAGAAAAGACGGAGGACTCCAAGATTGTAAGGAAGATCCTACAATCATTGTCGGAGAGCTTTTGTGCAAAGGTCACTACCATTGAAGAGAGCAAAGACCTCGATGAGATTAAAATTGAAGAACTCATTGGTCTTCTTCAAATCTGTGAGCTATCTCTACCATCACAAATGAAGAGTAAATCTCTTACTCTATAGACAATCAATGAGAGAGTAGATGCTTAAGACTCCTCAGATGAGGATAAGGTCGAAAAAGATGTGGTGTATCTTGTTAAGAACTTCTGAAAGTTCTTAAAGttcaaaaagaatggaaagTTTGTTGAGAAGGGAAAATTCCCAAATTCCTGGCAGGAGAAAAAGGAttttaagaagaaagatgggaaggattCTCAATCCTCTCAAGGAATCATGTGCTATGAATGCAACGGTCATGGACATCTTAAGAAGGAGTGTCCCAACTATTTGAGAGGGAAGGGTAAAGTGTATGCAACTACCCTTAGTGACACAGACTCCTCTAATTCAAACTTTGAAGAAAGTTATGATGGGGAGGGGAACTACTCCGCATTTATGACCATTGCTCCCGTGCAATCTTTGGATGATTTAAGTATGTTAGTGGAAGAGCTTGGTGAGCACACTGAAGTGGAGTCGATGGGGATAGTAGAGGAATTCgatgatgatgaagatcaaagatcaatggGATTACAAGAATCCTATGATACTTTCCTTGAGAAGACCGGTGAATATGCAAGAGTGGCTAGAGCAGCcattaagaaaatgaagagagtAGAGCAAGATTACAAAAGTCTTCTAGTGCGGTACAAGGTGACCAAATGTGAAGTTGAGACGCTGAACGGAGAACTAACTGAAGCCTTTTCAAAGATAaagtttcttgagcttgagGTGATTCAAGCTAATGCTAAAGTTGAGCAGGTTTCCTCCAAAAAGTTGGACAAAGTGCTTACATATCAAAAACCCTTTTCTGACAAAAGCGGCTTAGGATACATCAGAGAGGCTAGTTCAAGCACCACTTTGTCTGAGGAAATGAAGTTTGTTAATGCAAAGGAACCAGTGGTAGCAACTTTAGCTGTTGATAAAGTGAAGTTTGAGAAGAAGCCAAACATGAGTGCTCAACTGTTTTTAACAAATCCTCTAAACCCAGCAGTGACTAAACTCAAGGCGAAAAGAAAATCTCTTCCAAAGTCACAAAGGGGACTGTAATCTTAACACTTTTGCCACCATTGTGGAATCCAAGTTCACACTAGACCCAATTGCCACAAGCTTCGAGCATTAAAGAATGACAGTTCTCAAAGGCCAAGTGGACAAGGAAATGGCAAAGGGAACCTCAAGCAATTGAAAGGGGGAGAAGTTGAGTCTAATATTGGGGATATAATGAAGATGATAGACACCATCACTTCTTGCTTGGCAAACTTCACCCTAAGGTTTGAGAATCGTAACTCAAGTACCCAATCCTCTAAGGATATCACCCCAAACGCACGTGccgtgtgggtgaagaagggtacacATGCATAAACAGTAGAACATATCCACGCATCAACATTAGAACATGTCCATGCATCAATTCTTCCTATATGTTGTGGATTTGCTTGGTTGTTTTCTTTGTAATCATTCTAGCATGTGCtgacaaatttttgtttgttttcttttcttgctttgaatgtttttattttttatcaatctttacttgtttttgtgtcaaaaatccaaaaacacataaaaagtagaaaatccaaaaagtttgatcgacATTATTGTGTTTTTTCACATGCATGTTTTGCCTTGTACCTCTGTACAAATGGCTTTATGCATTTATAAGCGTAGCTTATTCTTTATGCACTCATatcattgtgggaaaaatcttgacatctatgtgactgttgtaaatagatcttcaaacttgtcatgaataattagtcaatagttttgttgatcttaagacttgcatagacttgtgcctatatatcttcccactcttttctctttttttttgcttaaagagctcaacCAATGTGAATcttaaaatgaaaagagataatgagctgcaaaagctgtcgcacatactagtatttgactaggaaaaagggaaaacgACTTTTATGATAATGTATGATGTCCCAAAAAGCCAAAAGCttgttcatcaaattgaaatatcaaaatttcaggcattgatctcaaaatgagatgtattgatTCAAAATTATCAAATGTTATGATGTGTATGAAGCCAAACAAAAAGGttcaaagttatgtaatcaagttttgtgggaggtcatatatgcatatttctaaaatgGAGATTGGTCACTCTTCCtagtgctaattgtgtatgtcttagttgaattgatcattgaagcttcatatTAGACTAAGGAATATCTCATATTTgatatccacacacatcacatatGTCTATATTCAgtgaatgccttattcatttatgtgattatacttgattaaatgtgttgcacattaatcatatgttgatcaaatacaaaaagatttttgactgctttaattgtttttggaaagtgtttttgttttgaaaattttcaaaaactatgCAACTCTGTTTTGACGACTCACTCGCGAGTTAATCCAATTGCATGTTCCCAGTTACAAGCTTACTCAGAAGCTTTCGCAACTCTCTGGTGAGTCAACTCCCCAGTCGCGAAAAAGACTTACaaactttcaaattttctaggtttttgtCATTTCGTGACTCAGTTTGGCGATTGGTTCACGAGTGGAAGCTTTAGTCGCGAGTTTACTCAGAATGATTCGCAACTCCTTTCACGACTCACTCGCGCGTGGACCTTCCAGTCGCGAAAAtcatttggaaatttttttcaaaatttgtcacATGGGATTTTGGCGACTTGACCTGGCGACATGGTCGCGACTCATTCTAGTCGCGAAAAACGCGTGTTTTGCTCAATGAGGGTTATGTCTAAGGCAGGTTTcaaaaacttttcatttttccctcGCATCTCTTAATTGTTCATCGTCTTGTCTGCCTCTCCCACTTCCAAAACCATCATTCTCACACACAAGACCTCcattttcttcataatttgttcaccaattttcaagaaaaaggTACGGGTTTTATCTTATTCTCAAAGTATTTCATGTTTTTAGCCCTAGACTTCTTGGATTTTGTGTCCTTTTTgttgagatttgaaaatatgatgTTATAATATGGTTTATTGATATTTTGTTGAGTTTGATGTAtggtttttgttggtttttgtaGTATAATGCCTACTCTACATGTTTTTTCATGCTTGTTACTCATTTTCGTGCATTATACCGTGTTTGTATTGTGTTGTGCatatcatgttcatgataaaaTGTCTCATTGAAATTTTCTTGTGTGTCCGTGGATTTCAGGGAATACAAAGGCTATCGGGATAATcatgtttctttgattttcaaACATCATATGATTATGTGTTTTTTACACTTTGCCCTAATTTGCACACTTTTGCATCTAAtgcgtgcacacacacacacacacacatacacacacacacacacacacacacacacacacacatacacacacacacacacacacacacacacacacacacacactctttgACATGTTTGAGTGCTTGCTGGCATGATTCTATCATGTTTTGATGAGTTATGTCTAcacatgtcattttttattacCTCTCTAAATCTTTGTTTTTAGGGTTATGATTCAATGTCCATTGTGTTGGTACTAACGTGTTACTAATCGAGTTTGTTGTCATACTTTGCACTCTGTTTTGTGGTGTTTGCTactctatttttatatatgacTCCAAAGAAAAAGACCACTACACAATGCGTtgacaagaggaagaaaatggaCAATACTCAATTCTGCTCTATCCAACACTTTGAGAGATACAATCAGTTCTTTGAGAAGGCTCCAATCATCCTAGAACGATTTGTGGACCTTGTTGATTTGAAGGACTACTTTATTCTAGGCTGTTTTCAAGATAGAGGTTAGGAAAAGATTCTTGGTGATCTCCCTAGGGTTTGTGAACCATTGATTCAGGAATTCTATGCCAATGCTATTCTTTGAGAGGATGAAATAGACTATTGTATTAGAGGCTATGAGTTCACCATTGACGTGGAGGACATTGATGAAGTTCTTGGCTTTAAGGATCTCCAACATGATTTTACTCACTACAAGGACATAATGCTCTCCATAGAGACAGTTCAATCCCATAATGGTGGTGTTAGAGAAGGAAGATGTCTCAACAAAATTGCTTTTCCACTGGATTTGAGGTGTCTTACGTACATCATGATGTTCAATCTGTACCCAGTGAAGAAGATGACCACCATCAACAATGCTAGAGTCATTTTTCTAATGGAGCTTTGTGAAAATACCTACATTGAATTTAGTGCTCATGCATTCTCCATCATTGCTGATGAAACAAGGACAACCTCAAGGGCAAAGCTTATTCTCCCTAGTCTACTCCTGCAGCTCTTTCATGTAAAAGGTGTGGAAATTCCACAAGACATCAGCCTCATGCCTACTCCTCCGGCCATTAATGCTTTAACAATTGCAAGGATCAAGGTTCGTCTTCCGGGTGATGAAAAGGAGGGTGATCAAGCATAAGGAGAGCCTATGGACACCAAAACTGAAGCAGAAGGACAACCCTTAACTTCACGGAGTCATAGTAAAAGGAGCAGAGCCTCATCATCCTTAGATGTGTCTTCAGATGCATTTCAGATCATTCTTGAGAGGATTGATAGCCTTCGAGACGtccaaaatgagcaatatgATAGGCTGACTGCTATTCAAGACCAGATCAATTTTCTTTCAGCCAAGTTTAACAACTTCACTGCACAGCTGTAGCCCTTTGGCCATTccggtcaaaaagggggagatcTAGATGGTGTAGGAGTAGCTCTTGAGGGGGAGCCTCACCTTGAGGGGGAGAAactttaataagtttttttttttattttttttatttttttatggtatATGTTTGGATTTAGTTTCTATTATGGTTTTCATAGCACTTACTTTAGTACCttggtttggtttttaagtACTCTATAACTTCAGTActtagttttaaaatatttggacATTGTGTGTTATGAATGCTTGTATGTTCTGGCTATTTAAACTATGCTTTAAATATGTACCTTTGCTTTATAGCTCAGTACTTGTagttaatgttatgcattttCTATAGCACGTCTCttttgtgcccttgttggattttatatccttgATGCAACTACCTTGCGTTTTTGTatcggttgagtgttggacatgcaaatgattctTTGCATTGAGATTATTAGCTtgcatgtttggatgtttatTCCTTGTTTGAATGATCATTGTgatcactatttctagtgattgttcttgtttgttcaagctatgctttattatttttttctttactactTGATTGCATTGTGCTTGCTCTATACGCATTTCAAGATTTCTGCTTACAATGATCGTattgtgttattgtttttaggaaaaaattgttcgtatggttcaagagcttcacaatttctagagttaggtgtgagtgagttttggtaACTGTTTCCAACTCAtattttaagtctagagtctgttttagAGTTTTgacacggaatagccaaagggggagattgtaaggttgaatttatttaatcatgtgttggcttgattccgtgccaaatttgtttgtaatttagcaattagataccctgtatttaggtgggatttatgtaagggttgtgtgtgagagagtgtgaaaaaaaactcaagatgtGTACAATTCAAAGGAGTCTCGCAACAGGATCTCACGATTGGAAAATCGCCAGAATgacacacgtgtgaagcatgcaggggaGTTGAAGGGTCACAACAGCTGGAGCACTAAAGGACAAATCTTCCAATCTGGCCAGGCAATTAGCTTGCGACTCAGACTAGTGACTTGTTCCAGTCGCAAGGTTGAGTCGCCAAAATGCCctgtttgatgaaaactgacttTTCGCATTCCTCGtacaccctactataaatacccttatacccacgaaatgtagagagctttcagagagaattttgagagagaaaccctagagaaaaccaagattgactcatccacaatatttttcatttgattctccaaattcttctactctcaccctctccattgacatattcttgagaggtacatttgtCAAATACTTATCTTAACATACCCATATCAGTAAGGAGGTGTTTTGGGGCTTGGGAAGTAGTTTAGAGAGGATCAATTCATTCGGTTGATGCAATAGGCTTATgcggaatccggtaagctagagaagacaaggttcgatGTAACCCTATTGGAGCGAGAAGTTtgaagggcttaggtgcactagatagattaggcttggagggtcttctattattcatgtatcccaacttcattctctagtgaattattgaccgcttggagagcggtagagaggttttttgctgagtactttggtttcctcttcgataacacatcgacatgttatctttgtgtttgcatctctctctcctttctctttaccttttaattgctgctatgtttgtaattaattatggtttagagtgtaTTACCATTTTGGTTATaacttatatttcatattccgcacatacacTGTTTaattataagcttgtgttggtattttTATAATTAGGGGTCTATAcattcattggtgttttatacgTTATTTGAACTATCGACAATCAATTAATAGCTGCTACTTAGAGTTTCTTTAGGAAGGGGTGGCTCCTTAAAGAGTTTAACAATCCCTTTATCACTCTAATCCTAAATGGTCCAAGGTGCTCATAACTTCAACTAGTTTTAGTCAATTAAGGGACGTTTGATTCGCTGTAATGTGCCATGTGACATTATAATTTTtggtgtattttattttttataacattacCATAATCTAAATTTATAACATATATCACATTACCTTAATCTCATTACATTCCAAAATAATGTAATGTTGTATTTTTGTATTGAGATTATATTAGCGTGAAGTCAATATCAATATTCAATATATGTATAAAAGCAAAGACCTCAGGTAGGAAAGTATGAGGTTCTGCCATTTGGCACACTCTatgaagagaattgaaatattattaagtcatataaaaaataagaacaaatttaaaaatagaaactctttattttctttcgttcaatatttcaagactactttttgttacattttttattcaatgctTTAAGATTactatttgttttatttagttCAGTGTTTTAAGACTTttattctctctcacacacaaaaaactTTTTGCATTTCCATTCACCATTTTCACTTCTACTCCTTTATATACACATGCCTATAACTTTTCATGCTATTCCATCTCAAATGCACTCAGACAAAAAATGATGCCATTTACTTTTAAAAGATTGATAAATTACTATGTAATTTAGAAATTTACAAGCAAGTAGTTGCTCAAAAGATTGACTAAATTATTAATAACCAACAGGTAAAGGCTGCATTAAAGTTTTCATTCCGAGACAAAACATGATACATTCTTACATACATATCACATAATTAATGACGACTGTCAAGCGCTACTTATGTCAGTCAAAGTGTGAAATTTTCAAGATATTGCAATTAAAGAACAATGTCACATTTATAATGTATCATTTCTCATCGAAAATCCATACGACAACACTGCACAAATACCTTTATATCTTCTTTTAGCAAGTTGGTGGTGGGAGTGAAAAAAGTAGTGAACCAATCAAAATACAAACCCATCCACGATTCtcagcagagagagagagagagatacaagagAACACTGACTTGAGCATATGTTTAAGATGGAATTGCCATTCCCCCATTGGTCACGTTGAATCGTGTGACATGTACCTCTTGAGGAAGAAAGTTGTATTTAATGCCAAGGTTTTCAAAAATCCTTTTTAATTCCAAGACTAGCTCTGATCTTCGACTGTTCTTTTCCCCATAATTTTGATGGTTCATGGTGTGTTGAACACAAAGAGCCATCTTCATCTTGTCTACATTCTCAATCTCCTTTACTATCACAGCATGTTTTGGGCTCCAATGCTTCGGCTTACTTTCAAGGTATCTGCATCcaataattacatttttcacAGATATAAATCACTCTTGTAAAAACTATGATTATGAACAATAAATACATATTGAAAAGATTAAGCACTCAGCATTCTCAAGAgccaaataaacccaatgagCTTGAATATCAGCACATGGAAAAATAGGTTGTTGTCATAGTTGTAGCTTCAGAATTTTTCacttctctaaattttttatagaattttgggttttttatttgacttcattttattttttgttcatttgtaACACATTTTGATATCCTTTAGCCTAGTTTGTAACTTTTGTGATTTTTTCCCCTTAGCAAGGCATTTGTGATTGCAGAAAACAATTTGGTGAAGGTAGATGCAATAAATCACTTACGCTTGTATAGCCTTCTTCAGGGCATTAATATTATCAATATGAGTAGACACATCAATGGTGAAGTCAATAAGATCGGCCATGTCCGGACTTCTTCTGAAATTGCTGATTGGCTTTGTAAGAAGAACAGAGTTTGGGTAATATATTTTCTCATTATCATACCGTAGGAAGACTGTTGTCAATATATTCATCTCTTCAACAATCATCTGCATAGAAAATAATTAATCGCAgtgataataatgataataaatagtATTAGTCGTACTtccattttcacaataaaagtATGCtttctaatcatttttttttttacctgtaTGCCATCAATCACACAACGATCACCAACGTCAAAAGGGtgcatcacaaacacaaaaatgatGGACTCAAACATAGTTTTGCACATGTTTTGGAACATGAATCCCACAAGCAGTAGCTGAGATGTAACTACAAAGATCACCTTAGTTGTGGCCAAACCCATTACCAGAAGGGACACCACAGTTATAATCACAGTCACAATCGCGCTTGCCAACTTGTGAAGTTGCTGGACAGCCGTCTTGGTATCATTCAGGGAATGAGCTAAAGCTTTACGTTCAACATAGGCATGGACCTGACAGTGTCAAATGCTTAGCAAAATATTTCAAGAGTAATTTCTTCTTCCTAGCTAGAAAAACAAATGTATggtaaaaaaaagcaattagaattcattcattttcttaaaaagcCATAGTTAATAAATAAAGCTAAACTTGCATTGTCATGGTTTTAAAGCATATACTAGATTGAAACATTAAAATCGCGGGTATAACACTTAAACAATAAACCACAAAATATTGTGGCTACTTCTATAGTACAACCAAGTTTAAATTGAAATGGTCCATCCATGTTCTCTAATGTCTAATCTAATATAGGAGCAGATCATAATTCGAATTTCGAAGCTATGGTTGTCTTCACTGGGTAAACAAAGGAGCCAAAAGGGCAAGCAAACAcatgtttataaatattatatattggAAAAAGTGTTAACTTGTTACATGTCAGGATTAATAATTTGAAGCTTACCACCCAGTTTCTAAATGAAGATTTTGTGATTCTTCCAGTTTCCAATGCTCCTTCAAAGAGAGGAAATATAGTGTGAACCTCCTCACTCTTCAAAAACTTTAGTAAATCTTCCTCGTCTATATATCtgtaatagaaaagaaaaactgaTGAACAAACATGCAAAAAGGAGAATTACTGAATTGTAGCATAAACATTGTAGAACATAATTAATACTTACACAAAGGAAGGGAattcctttgttttgtttttttttttttttcatgttttcacaaaaaataatattaaacttggaACATTTCTCTGCCTCTCCAGAGAAGCATTCAAACGTCTCTATAGAAGTTATTATCAAaggaaagaatagaaaaaattaaggtaGACGTTCATTGTTGGGTATGTTCTAAAATTAATTGGATACGTTCAAAGCTTAAGCCCATAATCTTTTGTTGTAAAGCCCAAGCCCATGCTCTGGAATTTTCCTTGGCTGGCGTGGGAATTTTTGGCGGCAAACAAAACCCTCAATCATCTCATCTTTCCTTAGAAAACAAGTCAGCCGCACCTTCCCCTGTTTTGCAGAAAATACACAGCAGCTTGCGGCATCAATGGactcaaacacaaaaatcatgGATGCAGGTGTGCATCTTTTCTACCTTCTGAAAAATTTCAGGGGTCCAGTTAAATTTTTAACTGTGGCTGGTGGTGCAAACTAGTTCGAGTAGTTTCAAAGTTAACGAGAAAAGGACCATCCACTAAATTGTTGGCTTAGATTAGGCAAGaggagaaattctatcttgtaaaaaaaaaaaaaaaaaaaaaaaaaaaaaaaaaaaatctctcttaatAAAGGCTGCTTATACCAATTTTagcaataaaaaaatgtcatgcagATATTAAGACATCCAGAATGACAGTACTGAATTGgaagttttttttatcaattaaacATCTAACATTTTAActcagttaaaaaaaagaaaaaaaaaagaaaaaagaaaaaagaggaaacaTATAACAATGAATgaagatattaaaaataaagaacaaaataatcaaCATAGTTTCACAAAATTAGCCATATTGCATTTCAATCATACAATGATTGTACATTTTCCATGGAGTGAATTAAAACcctatatgttgtgtgaatatATTGATTGAAGACAGCTCAGCCATTCATAGTGGGCTGgctctctttatttttgtttcttaggCTCAACAAAAGTGACTTGGCTCTCACTTGTAAAAAGTAGGCAACCATAAGGGAAGAGGACCAGTGGTCACTAGTCAGTGGAGGAAGATCTACACGCTGGGGACAAAAGATACTGTTAAATTGTTAAAGAGTAGCTGTGAATACTGAATGCATGCTAAGGACAATCTCATTTACTCAAGCATTTGAAAAATATTGCTAGCTAGCACAACGTTAACAGAATGACAGAGGTACTAAAGCACAAAAGACAATTCATTTACTTTTCaaccgtgcatatatatatatatatatatatatatatatatatatatatatatatatttaataatactTAGATGTAACCATAATAACAATCTAATTGCTCGGGTAAACACTCTACACTACAGTTGCTAATAAGTTAAATAACTTTTTAAGTGGAACTTGAACCCATGCCCGAAGGCATGctattgaataaataaaacaatcGTTTTCctaaagaccaaaaaataaatctatgtgtgtgttttgggggggggggggggggggggggggggtgtgggggTCACATGCTGACACCGGATTCACACCCCTTACTGACATGAGTCCATGACCGATGACACCCACCAATGAAATATCCTATCAAATTCTTGTTGAGAGAGCCCAAAATCAGTATTATCTTCAATTTTATTATCTTAATTAATGAAAACCAGTACTAGAGCAGGTTGAGTGTACAAGAAACCCCTACAGAGTACTCTGGCAGAGAATTTAAAAGAGGTGTAGGGAGGGACCATGTGGTTGGAGTGGAGGTAGATTTGAATCTTACCTAGTCAAGGAATAACATTACTTAAATAAAAGAATGTCCTATAGCAAtcactttcttctttcttgGGGCCATGTAGTAATATGAGTAACGTGTGTTACGTGTCATTAATGTGTCAATGAGCGATCACTCCCTCAGTCCCTCTACtcatcataaaataaaagagcaaTCACCATCTTTGCATATTTGTCAGATGAGAATCACGTGAACCACAAGTGGACGATGCACCGGTAAAAAGTAATGGGTCTGGTTAATATATATTCTAATACCATACATTAAGatacacattttaaaaaatattttttttaaaattaaaaaaattatcaatatttttttaattttaaagatattttttttaaaaactaattaattacTATGTACCTAGAACACATATTAGCCCAATTCAAAAATAATATGATGAGTACGCAATAGCACGATCATCCACCAGCGTGTAATGAATGATagctataaataaaataaaataaaaaataagagagaagaaaaataagaatgatGGCTAGAGAAAGGCTGGGGTCCAGTGGTTTCCTAGGCCTCACAACATCAATAAAAGAACTTCTACCCAAATTATGATACTCAATTTCCCTTGAAGACAAGAGAGTCCATTTCATGATTCagattaatattaataatgaagAACTCTCCAATAtatgatatttaaaaaattattttatggtttggATTTTATTTGTTGGGCGACAAAAAGTATACTCAAGAGATTGGGAGTTGGGACAccaaaaattttctataaaaaaaaattgatatctagAGAGTGAGAAAACTCACTTGGCATCAGACTTTGCGACGTTCTTGAATACTCTTTGAGCACAATTTCTAGCCTCCCATTCACTATTAATCTCAGACTCAGCCTTGCCAAAATCATCAACAGTCCTCGAAATAGTAGACAAACCCGAGGACCTCACATAACTCACCAATTTCTTCACACTCCAAGCCGATGGCCTGGCCTCCGAGCTAAGCTTCCTCAGTCTCTCCATATCAATCCTCCTCGACCCATACTTCTTCGACCTTGTGAATGGATACGTGTTATCCCTCAGCCTCGCCGGCATTGTCTTCGAAGCCTGTAATCTTCGACGAGGCAAGTCCCTCTCTTCCTCATCCAATGGAGGCCCAGATAGAGTTTCCAATATATAGTGATTAAACACACTTTCTTTCATTCGATCAAAGAACGTAGCAACATGAAAAGATGAA from Castanea sativa cultivar Marrone di Chiusa Pesio chromosome 11, ASM4071231v1 harbors:
- the LOC142614567 gene encoding mechanosensitive ion channel protein 10-like gives rise to the protein MEVQKSNSDHVVLNIEHPDPKLKQSPQKDSNDDPLSQPTTRTKTLKRLNFSKPRSRFEEISYPLPPRTIQESEELQYLNPYDDTSSTDEDDEEWYENEEENEEEDEAQGKYRKKRKRKINKRAVIEWTLFLIIMTCLVCSLTQPSLKYEKKWGLEIWKWCLMVMVVFCGRLFSGWVVGFLVFLIERNFMLREKVLYFVYGLRKSFQNCVWLGLVLVAWMIMLPDFHKQNKFLMKVFRALIAVLIAATIWLLKIVFVKVLASSFHVATFFDRMKESVFNHYILETLSGPPLDEEERDLPRRRLQASKTMPARLRDNTYPFTRSKKYGSRRIDMERLRKLSSEARPSAWSVKKLVSYVRSSGLSTISRTVDDFGKAESEINSEWEARNCAQRVFKNVAKSDAKYIDEEDLLKFLKSEEVHTIFPLFEGALETGRITKSSFRNWVVHAYVERKALAHSLNDTKTAVQQLHKLASAIVTVIITVVSLLVMGLATTKVIFVVTSQLLLVGFMFQNMCKTMFESIIFVFVMHPFDVGDRCVIDGIQMIVEEMNILTTVFLRYDNEKIYYPNSVLLTKPISNFRRSPDMADLIDFTIDVSTHIDNINALKKAIQAYLESKPKHWSPKHAVIVKEIENVDKMKMALCVQHTMNHQNYGEKNSRRSELVLELKRIFENLGIKYNFLPQEVHVTRFNVTNGGMAIPS